A window of Lysobacter terrestris contains these coding sequences:
- a CDS encoding 3-hydroxyanthranilate 3,4-dioxygenase — protein MLPAPLNLQAWIEEHRHLLKPPVGNKCIYVGDFIVMVVGGPNQRTDYHWDEGAEWFYQLEGEMVLRIQEDGAVRDIPIKAGETFLLPPRVPHSPQRMPDSIGLVIERKRLPHELDGLLWFCEQCNEKLYEEFFPLQNIETDFPAVFDRFYSSREHRTCRSCGHLNPAPTKYVMADT, from the coding sequence ATGCTGCCCGCCCCGTTGAACCTGCAAGCCTGGATCGAGGAACACCGCCACCTGCTCAAGCCGCCGGTGGGCAACAAGTGCATCTACGTCGGCGACTTCATCGTGATGGTCGTGGGCGGCCCGAACCAGCGCACCGACTACCACTGGGACGAGGGCGCGGAGTGGTTCTACCAGCTCGAAGGCGAGATGGTGCTGCGCATCCAGGAGGATGGCGCCGTCCGCGACATCCCGATCAAGGCCGGCGAAACCTTCCTGCTGCCGCCACGCGTCCCGCACTCGCCGCAGCGCATGCCCGACTCGATCGGCCTGGTGATCGAGCGCAAGCGCCTGCCGCACGAGCTCGACGGACTGCTGTGGTTCTGCGAACAGTGCAACGAAAAGCTCTACGAAGAGTTCTTCCCGCTGCAGAACATCGAAACCGATTTCCCCGCCGTATTCGACCGCTTCTATTCCTCGCGCGAACACCGGACCTGTCGCAGCTGCGGCCACCTCAATCCGGCGCCAACGAAGTACGTGATGGCCGATACATGA
- a CDS encoding RidA family protein, producing MSDVIKASTAPKPVGTYPHARRVGNLLFLSGIGPRDPATNGIPGNDYFADGRLRSYDIAAQTHSVFANVRAVLEASGARWEDLVDVTVYLTDMARDFKTYNAIWAEHFPDIDTAPCRTTLGITALPTPIAIELKCTAVVPADRGKD from the coding sequence ATGAGCGACGTGATCAAGGCCAGCACCGCACCGAAGCCGGTCGGCACCTATCCGCATGCCCGCCGCGTCGGCAACCTGCTGTTCCTGTCGGGCATCGGCCCGCGCGATCCGGCCACGAATGGCATTCCCGGCAACGATTACTTCGCCGATGGCCGCCTGCGCAGCTACGACATCGCCGCGCAGACGCATTCGGTGTTCGCCAACGTCCGCGCCGTGCTGGAAGCCAGCGGCGCGCGCTGGGAGGACCTGGTCGACGTGACCGTCTACCTCACCGACATGGCGCGCGACTTCAAGACCTACAACGCGATCTGGGCCGAACATTTCCCGGACATCGACACCGCACCGTGCCGCACCACGCTGGGCATCACCGCGCTGCCGACGCCGATCGCGATCGAACTCAAATGCACCGCCGTGGTCCCGGCCGACCGCGGCAAGGACTGA
- the kynU gene encoding kynureninase, whose protein sequence is MTTELFSFAHADALDAADPLTRLRGEFLIPKHDGHEQAYFVGNSLGLQPRGARAHVEEVLDKWAAEAVEGHFTGNAQWMPYHELVREPLARVVGAKPSEVVAMNTLTVNLHLMMVSFYRPTRERPAILIEAGAFPSDRHAVASQLRFHGFDPEADLIEIEADEANGTISMGAIERAIAQHGRRLALVLWPGVQYRTGQAFDLKEIVRLAHAQGAVCGFDLAHGVGNLQLELHDSGVDFAVWCHYKYMNSGPGAVAGCFVHERHADTDRPRFAGWWGHDVSTRFRMGPQFVPTPGAEGWQLSNPPILGLAPLRASLELYDRVGMQSLRERSRRLTGYLEKLIHARLGDTLQIVTPGDPVRRGCQLSLRVVGGRERGRALFEYLAANGVLGDWREPDVIRISPAPLYNTHNDVLRFAQAVENWTHESRRNG, encoded by the coding sequence ATGACCACCGAACTGTTTTCCTTCGCGCACGCCGATGCGCTCGACGCCGCCGATCCGCTCACCCGACTGCGCGGCGAATTCCTGATCCCTAAGCACGACGGCCACGAGCAGGCCTACTTCGTCGGCAACTCGCTCGGCCTGCAGCCGCGCGGCGCGCGCGCGCATGTCGAGGAAGTGCTGGACAAGTGGGCCGCGGAAGCCGTGGAAGGCCACTTCACCGGCAACGCGCAGTGGATGCCCTACCATGAACTGGTACGCGAACCGCTGGCGCGCGTGGTCGGCGCAAAGCCATCGGAAGTCGTGGCGATGAACACGCTGACGGTGAACCTGCACCTGATGATGGTCAGTTTCTACCGGCCCACGCGCGAGCGCCCGGCGATCCTGATCGAAGCCGGCGCGTTCCCGTCGGATCGCCATGCCGTGGCCTCGCAGCTGCGTTTCCACGGCTTCGACCCGGAAGCCGACCTGATCGAGATCGAGGCCGACGAGGCCAATGGCACCATCTCGATGGGAGCGATCGAGCGCGCGATCGCGCAGCACGGGCGTCGCCTTGCGCTGGTGCTGTGGCCGGGCGTGCAATACCGCACCGGGCAGGCCTTCGACCTGAAGGAAATCGTGCGCCTCGCGCATGCACAGGGCGCGGTGTGCGGCTTCGACCTCGCCCACGGCGTCGGCAACTTGCAACTGGAGTTGCACGACAGCGGCGTCGATTTCGCCGTGTGGTGCCACTACAAGTACATGAACTCAGGCCCGGGCGCCGTCGCCGGCTGCTTCGTGCACGAGCGCCACGCCGACACCGACCGGCCGCGCTTCGCCGGCTGGTGGGGGCACGACGTATCGACGCGTTTCCGCATGGGCCCGCAGTTCGTGCCCACGCCGGGCGCGGAGGGCTGGCAACTGAGCAATCCGCCGATCCTCGGCCTGGCGCCGCTGCGCGCATCGCTGGAACTGTACGACCGCGTCGGCATGCAGTCCCTGCGCGAGCGTTCGCGCCGGCTGACCGGCTACCTGGAAAAGCTGATCCACGCGCGCCTGGGCGACACGCTGCAGATCGTCACCCCGGGCGATCCGGTGCGGCGCGGCTGCCAGCTGTCGCTGCGCGTCGTCGGTGGTCGCGAGCGTGGTCGCGCCCTGTTCGAATACCTCGCCGCCAACGGCGTGCTAGGTGACTGGCGCGAGCCCGACGTGATCCGCATCTCCCCCGCCCCGCTCTACAACACCCACAACGACGTGCTGCGCTTCGCGCAGGCCGTGGAGAACTGGACCCATGAGAGCCGGCGAAATGGCTGA
- a CDS encoding lipase family protein — translation MRHLLCGLLLAAAAPCASANTGVAFVHGTGSQTNAYQDYWQPAMVDSVRQGLANTGNYVVINCDFTQYMWDSRAAGCLAGQLSNFISSKGITRLIVITHSNGGNVIRWMMSNPTYDSRYPNIISKIVRVNALAPSSAGTPLADAVINGNVFETSLGWLLGYKSDAVRQQQVSWMAYYNANYLYGTSGRPALPKPFRSVVGTDVDSSPFDGDSYCGGYTENVGLETTQNWLDSCSDGFLNCSSQSAAGSVWFQDKSRTAGAEPLSHNQSRRACFTLDTILRNDLKL, via the coding sequence ATGCGTCATCTGCTTTGCGGCCTGCTTCTGGCCGCCGCGGCACCGTGCGCGTCCGCCAATACCGGCGTGGCCTTCGTCCATGGAACGGGATCCCAGACCAACGCGTACCAGGACTACTGGCAACCGGCCATGGTCGATTCGGTCCGCCAGGGCCTGGCGAACACCGGCAACTACGTCGTCATCAACTGCGACTTCACCCAGTACATGTGGGACAGCCGCGCCGCCGGCTGCCTGGCCGGCCAGCTGAGCAACTTCATCAGCAGCAAGGGCATCACCCGCCTGATCGTGATCACCCACTCCAACGGTGGCAACGTGATCCGCTGGATGATGTCCAACCCGACCTACGACAGTCGCTATCCGAACATCATCAGCAAGATCGTCCGCGTCAACGCGCTGGCGCCTTCGTCCGCCGGCACGCCGCTGGCCGATGCCGTCATCAACGGCAACGTGTTCGAGACCTCGCTGGGTTGGCTGCTCGGCTACAAGTCCGACGCCGTGCGCCAGCAGCAGGTGAGCTGGATGGCGTACTACAACGCCAACTACCTCTACGGCACGAGCGGGCGCCCTGCCCTGCCCAAGCCGTTCCGCAGCGTGGTCGGCACCGACGTCGATTCCTCGCCGTTCGACGGCGACAGCTATTGCGGCGGCTACACCGAGAACGTCGGCCTGGAAACCACGCAGAACTGGCTCGACAGCTGCTCCGATGGCTTCCTCAACTGCAGCAGCCAGTCGGCGGCGGGCAGCGTGTGGTTCCAGGACAAGAGCCGCACGGCCGGCGCAGAGCCGCTGAGCCACAACCAGAGCCGTCGCGCCTGCTTCACGCTCGACACCATCCTCCGCAACGATCTCAAGCTCTGA
- the sbcB gene encoding exodeoxyribonuclease I, producing MPASFLFYDLETFGADPRTTRIAQFAAIRTDADLNEVDEPISIFVRPADDLLPSPIATLITGIAPQAALRDGMNEAQAFSLIFDEMARPETCTLGYNSLRFDDEFVRYGLFRNFYDAYEREWRGGNSRWDLLDVLRLAHALRPDGLAWPQREDGATSFKLEHLAHANDVRIGDAHEALSDVRALIGLARKLKQTQPRLWDYALKLRDKRFVASLVDVVAMTPLLHVSQRFPASRLCSAPVLPLARHPRIDNRVIVFDLGQDPAALLRMSPEQIADRLYTPIADLPEGEERIALKEIHLNRCPALVAWDHLRAADFTRLMIDPQVVAERAAILREAGPALAEKVRQVYSSERERARADADASLYDGFIGDGDKRVFAEVRATPPQALGMKGFGFRDPRLPELLFRYRARNWPDTLSVSERALWNDYRRSRLRDERGLSEYSFDTFRAEIAALRLAHAADGGKQVLLDQLEAWGHEVEAGLA from the coding sequence ATGCCCGCCAGCTTCCTGTTCTACGACCTCGAGACCTTTGGTGCCGATCCGCGCACCACTCGCATCGCGCAGTTCGCCGCGATCCGCACCGACGCCGACCTCAACGAGGTCGACGAGCCGATCAGCATCTTCGTACGCCCGGCCGACGACCTGCTGCCTTCGCCCATCGCCACGCTGATCACCGGCATCGCGCCGCAGGCCGCGCTGCGTGACGGCATGAACGAGGCGCAGGCCTTCTCGCTGATCTTCGACGAGATGGCGCGGCCCGAGACCTGCACGCTGGGCTACAACTCGCTGCGCTTCGACGACGAGTTCGTCCGCTACGGCCTGTTCCGCAATTTCTACGACGCGTACGAGCGCGAATGGCGCGGCGGCAATAGCCGCTGGGACCTGCTGGACGTGCTGCGCTTGGCGCATGCGCTGCGTCCCGACGGCCTGGCCTGGCCGCAACGCGAGGACGGCGCGACGTCGTTCAAGCTCGAACACCTGGCGCACGCCAACGACGTGCGCATCGGCGACGCGCACGAGGCGCTCTCCGACGTGCGCGCCCTGATCGGCCTCGCGCGCAAGTTGAAACAGACACAGCCCCGGCTGTGGGACTACGCCCTGAAGCTGCGCGACAAGCGTTTTGTCGCGAGTCTGGTCGACGTGGTGGCGATGACGCCGTTGCTGCACGTCTCGCAGCGCTTCCCTGCCAGCCGGCTGTGCTCCGCGCCCGTACTGCCGTTGGCGCGGCATCCGCGCATCGACAACCGGGTGATCGTGTTCGACCTGGGCCAGGACCCGGCCGCCCTGCTGCGGATGTCGCCCGAGCAGATCGCCGACCGGCTTTACACACCGATCGCCGACCTGCCCGAAGGCGAGGAGCGCATCGCGCTCAAGGAAATCCACCTCAACCGCTGCCCGGCCCTCGTGGCCTGGGACCACCTGCGCGCGGCCGACTTCACCCGCCTGATGATCGATCCGCAGGTCGTGGCGGAGCGCGCCGCGATCCTGCGCGAAGCGGGCCCGGCGCTGGCCGAGAAAGTCCGCCAGGTCTATTCGTCCGAGCGCGAACGCGCGCGCGCCGACGCGGACGCCTCGCTGTACGACGGCTTCATCGGCGACGGCGACAAGCGCGTGTTCGCCGAAGTGCGCGCCACGCCGCCGCAGGCATTGGGCATGAAGGGCTTCGGTTTCCGCGATCCGCGCCTGCCGGAACTGCTGTTCCGCTACCGCGCGCGCAACTGGCCGGACACGCTGTCGGTGAGCGAACGGGCGCTGTGGAACGACTACCGCCGCTCGCGCCTGCGTGACGAACGCGGGCTGTCCGAATACAGCTTCGATACCTTCCGCGCCGAGATCGCGGCGTTGCGGCTCGCCCATGCCGCCGATGGCGGCAAGCAGGTGCTGCTCGACCAGTTGGAAGCATGGGGCCACGAGGTCGAGGCCGGCCTGGCCTGA
- a CDS encoding FAD-dependent oxidoreductase, producing MAEHRHITIVGAGLAGALLATLLAQRGWSVDVYEKRGDPRVQGYAGGRSINLALAERGRHALRLAGGDDEVMAQAVMMRGRMVHFLDGRTDLQRYGKDDSEVIWSVHRGELNLILLDIAQQAGARLHFHRGLAGVDFANRTARFKDDRDGSEHEVAFESLVGADGAGSALRAAMLRERDLGERTEFLGHSYKELEIPPAADGGFSIEPNALHIWPRGRYMCIALPNDEHTFTVTLFLPNGGDPSFETVKNGADARALFERDFADALPLIPQLERDFEQNPAGLLATLYLDNWHIDDRAVLLGDAAHAMVPFHGQGMNCAFEDCVALAEHLERNADRAAAFAAFQSERLPNARAIQQMALENYLEMRDRVDDDDYLLQRALERRLAERHPDRFVPRYAMVTFRRLPYAVAFERGQRQRELLVEATRGHASLETLDWDAVDALVHERLAPLPTEA from the coding sequence ATGGCTGAGCACCGTCACATCACCATCGTCGGCGCGGGCCTCGCAGGCGCCCTGCTCGCCACGCTGCTGGCGCAGCGCGGCTGGTCGGTGGATGTGTACGAGAAGCGCGGCGATCCGCGCGTGCAGGGTTACGCGGGCGGGCGCTCGATCAACCTCGCGCTCGCCGAACGCGGCCGCCATGCCCTGCGCTTGGCCGGTGGCGACGACGAGGTGATGGCGCAGGCCGTGATGATGCGTGGCCGCATGGTGCACTTCCTCGACGGCCGCACCGACCTGCAGCGCTACGGCAAGGACGACAGCGAGGTCATCTGGTCGGTGCACCGCGGCGAGCTCAACCTGATCCTGCTCGACATCGCGCAGCAGGCCGGCGCGCGACTGCACTTCCATCGCGGCCTGGCCGGCGTCGACTTCGCCAACCGCACCGCCCGCTTCAAGGACGATCGCGATGGCAGCGAGCACGAGGTCGCCTTCGAATCGCTGGTCGGTGCCGATGGCGCCGGTTCCGCCCTGCGGGCGGCGATGCTGCGCGAGCGCGACCTGGGCGAGCGCACCGAGTTCCTCGGCCATTCGTACAAGGAACTGGAAATCCCGCCGGCCGCCGACGGTGGTTTCAGCATCGAACCCAACGCCCTGCACATCTGGCCGCGCGGCCGCTACATGTGCATCGCCCTGCCGAACGACGAGCACACCTTCACCGTCACCCTGTTCCTCCCCAACGGGGGCGATCCGAGCTTCGAGACGGTGAAGAACGGCGCCGATGCGCGCGCCTTGTTCGAGCGCGACTTCGCCGACGCGCTGCCGCTGATCCCGCAGCTGGAGCGTGACTTCGAGCAGAACCCGGCCGGCCTGCTGGCGACGCTGTACCTCGACAACTGGCACATCGACGACCGCGCGGTCCTGCTGGGCGATGCGGCGCACGCGATGGTGCCGTTCCATGGCCAGGGCATGAACTGCGCCTTCGAGGACTGCGTCGCACTGGCCGAGCACCTGGAACGCAACGCCGATCGCGCCGCCGCGTTCGCGGCCTTCCAGAGCGAACGCCTGCCCAACGCACGCGCGATCCAGCAGATGGCGCTGGAGAACTACCTGGAGATGCGCGACCGCGTCGACGACGACGATTACCTGCTCCAGCGCGCGCTCGAACGCCGGCTCGCCGAACGCCACCCCGACCGCTTCGTGCCGCGCTACGCGATGGTGACTTTCCGCCGGCTGCCTTACGCGGTGGCCTTCGAGCGTGGCCAGCGCCAGCGCGAACTGCTGGTCGAGGCCACCCGTGGCCACGCCTCGCTGGAGACCCTGGATTGGGATGCGGTCGACGCATTGGTGCACGAGCGCCTGGCGCCGCTGCCCACGGAGGCGTGA
- the can gene encoding carbonate dehydratase: MSTLDELLRNNREWADGVRREDPGFFKRLSQQQAPKYLWIGCSDSRVPANQILGLAPGEVFVHRNIANVMVHTDLNCLSVIQFAVDVLKVEHILVVGHYGCGGVHAALTGTRVGLADNWIRHVGDVALKHAPLLDGIDLESLRHARLCELNAIEQAANVCLTTIVQDAWARGQQLSVHGWVYSLLDGRVRELGMDASSTEEFTSAYEHAVSRLRPRNEDSAA; encoded by the coding sequence ATGAGCACCCTCGACGAACTGTTGCGCAACAACCGCGAATGGGCCGACGGCGTACGCCGCGAGGATCCCGGTTTCTTCAAGCGCCTCTCGCAGCAGCAGGCACCGAAATACCTGTGGATCGGCTGCTCCGATTCGCGCGTGCCGGCGAACCAGATCCTCGGCCTCGCCCCGGGCGAAGTCTTCGTCCATCGCAACATCGCCAACGTGATGGTGCATACCGACCTGAACTGCCTGTCGGTGATCCAGTTCGCAGTGGACGTACTCAAGGTCGAACACATCCTGGTCGTCGGCCATTACGGCTGCGGTGGCGTGCATGCCGCCCTGACCGGCACGCGCGTCGGCCTCGCGGACAACTGGATCCGCCACGTCGGCGACGTCGCGCTCAAGCACGCTCCGCTGCTCGACGGCATCGACCTGGAATCGCTGCGCCACGCGCGCCTGTGCGAACTCAACGCGATCGAACAGGCCGCGAACGTCTGCCTCACTACCATCGTCCAGGACGCCTGGGCGCGCGGCCAGCAGCTCTCCGTGCACGGCTGGGTGTACAGCCTGCTCGATGGTCGCGTGCGCGAGCTCGGCATGGATGCGAGCTCCACCGAGGAATTCACCTCCGCCTACGAACACGCGGTGTCGCGCCTGCGCCCCCGCAACGAGGACTCCGCCGCATGA
- a CDS encoding DUF2461 domain-containing protein, with product MSTYFSDAGFKFLRGLARHNEREWFLAHKADYEAHVREPFQRLLADLQPGLREVSEHYRSEPKGNGGSLFRIHRDTRFANDKTPYKNWQGARLFHARSKQVEAPAFYLHLQPGNCFVAAGVWHPQPETLRRIRHFIVDNPGSWKAAAHGTAFRKRFALDDDEMLTRMPRGFPADFECADDLRRRNFAAFRPIDDATMTGPRLRKTLEGDIAALGPFVDYLCAALDLEF from the coding sequence ATGAGCACCTACTTCTCCGACGCCGGCTTCAAGTTCCTGCGCGGGCTCGCCCGCCACAACGAGCGCGAGTGGTTCCTGGCGCACAAGGCCGACTACGAGGCGCACGTGCGCGAGCCGTTCCAGCGGCTGTTGGCCGACCTGCAGCCGGGCCTGCGTGAAGTCAGCGAGCACTACCGCTCCGAACCCAAGGGCAACGGCGGCTCGCTGTTCCGGATCCACCGCGATACGCGCTTCGCCAACGACAAGACGCCGTACAAGAACTGGCAGGGCGCACGCCTGTTCCATGCGCGCAGCAAGCAGGTGGAAGCGCCGGCGTTCTACCTGCACCTGCAGCCGGGCAACTGTTTCGTCGCTGCCGGCGTGTGGCATCCGCAGCCGGAGACGTTGCGGCGCATCCGTCACTTCATCGTCGACAACCCGGGCAGCTGGAAGGCGGCCGCGCACGGCACCGCGTTCCGCAAGCGCTTCGCCCTCGACGACGACGAGATGCTGACGCGGATGCCGCGCGGCTTCCCGGCCGACTTCGAATGCGCCGACGACCTGCGTCGGCGCAACTTCGCCGCGTTCCGGCCGATCGACGACGCGACCATGACCGGGCCCCGGCTGCGCAAGACCCTGGAAGGCGACATCGCGGCGCTCGGCCCCTTCGTCGACTACCTCTGCGCGGCGCTGGACCTGGAGTTCTAG
- a CDS encoding amidohydrolase family protein — MLKIDTHAHYLPRDWPDLARKYGDDRFPVIHHTDDGRHRIYKDGKFFREIWSKTWDAQERIDDYARFGVQVQVISTVPVMFSYWAKPQHALELHQALNDHMAETCRDYPRHYAGIGTVPLQSPRLAVQELERCMDQLGLQGVQIGSHINDWNLDAPELFEFFQAASELGAAILVHPWDMMGTPSMPKYWLPWLVGMPAEQSRAACCLIFGGVLERLPKLKICLAHGGGSFPYTIGRIEHGFNMRPDLVATDNPRNPRDYLERFYFDSWVADPRALRYLLDTCDVSRVMLGTDYPFPLGEQTPGAGIEALQLSEADQARLYHGTALEWLGLPKSRFA; from the coding sequence ATGCTGAAAATCGACACCCACGCCCACTACCTCCCGCGCGACTGGCCCGACCTGGCGCGCAAGTACGGCGACGACCGGTTTCCCGTCATCCACCACACCGACGACGGTCGCCATCGCATCTACAAGGACGGCAAGTTCTTCCGCGAGATCTGGTCCAAGACCTGGGACGCGCAGGAGCGCATCGACGACTACGCTCGCTTCGGCGTGCAGGTGCAGGTGATCAGCACCGTGCCGGTGATGTTCAGCTACTGGGCCAAGCCGCAGCACGCGCTGGAGCTGCACCAGGCGCTCAACGACCACATGGCCGAAACCTGCCGCGACTATCCGCGCCACTACGCCGGCATCGGCACGGTGCCGCTGCAGTCGCCGCGGCTGGCGGTGCAGGAGCTGGAACGCTGCATGGACCAGCTCGGCCTGCAGGGCGTGCAGATCGGTTCGCACATCAACGACTGGAACCTCGACGCGCCCGAACTGTTCGAGTTCTTCCAGGCCGCCAGCGAACTGGGCGCGGCGATCCTCGTGCACCCGTGGGACATGATGGGCACGCCGTCGATGCCGAAGTACTGGCTGCCGTGGCTGGTGGGCATGCCCGCCGAGCAGTCGCGCGCCGCATGCTGCCTGATCTTCGGCGGCGTGCTGGAGCGGCTGCCGAAACTGAAGATCTGCCTTGCCCACGGCGGCGGCAGCTTCCCCTACACCATCGGCCGCATCGAGCACGGCTTCAACATGCGCCCGGACCTGGTCGCCACCGACAATCCGCGCAACCCGCGCGATTACCTGGAGCGTTTCTACTTCGACTCCTGGGTCGCCGACCCGCGCGCGTTGCGTTACCTGCTCGACACCTGCGACGTGTCGCGGGTGATGCTCGGCACCGACTACCCCTTCCCGCTCGGCGAGCAGACGCCGGGCGCCGGCATCGAAGCGCTGCAGCTGAGCGAGGCCGACCAGGCGCGCCTGTACCACGGCACCGCGCTGGAATGGCTGGGCCTCCCGAAATCCCGCTTTGCATAA
- a CDS encoding aldehyde dehydrogenase, with product MRLTHWIDGESREAANGRWLEVFDPATARPFAEVARGDARDVEAAIAAAQQALPGWSSLPTTERARWLEKLADAVEARLDDFAHAESRDGGKPIRLAREIEIPRAISNLRFFAHAATQFASESHHGQAGLNYTLRAPLGVVATISPWNLPLYLFTWKIAPALAAGNTVVAKPSEVTPVTATMLAEVAAQIGFPKGVLNIVHGLGPEIGEPLVTHAQVKAISFTGSTAVGKRIATLAAPLLKKVSLELGGKNPTLVFADGDWRAQLDTIVRSAFQNSGQICLCGSRILVERRIYSEFRDALVERALGLRVGDPIDEDNNLGPLVSQAHFDKVTAALARARDEGGHVLCGGNALDRPGWFVAPTVIEGLGPDCASNRDEIFGPVVTLQAFDSDDEAVQLANTGDYGLAASVWTRDLDRAHRVAAQLRTGMVWINTWLMRDLRTPFGGTGASGLGREGGMEAMRFFTEPKNVGIAIGAAPTGVAPR from the coding sequence CCGCCCGCCCCTTTGCCGAAGTCGCGCGTGGCGACGCACGCGATGTCGAAGCCGCCATCGCCGCCGCACAGCAGGCGTTGCCGGGTTGGTCGTCGCTGCCCACCACCGAGCGCGCGCGCTGGCTGGAGAAACTGGCCGACGCCGTGGAGGCGCGGCTGGACGACTTCGCCCATGCCGAGTCGCGCGATGGCGGAAAACCCATCCGGCTTGCGCGTGAGATCGAGATTCCGCGCGCGATCTCCAACCTGCGTTTCTTCGCCCACGCGGCGACGCAGTTCGCCAGCGAGTCGCACCATGGCCAGGCCGGGCTGAACTACACCCTGCGTGCACCGCTGGGCGTGGTGGCGACGATCTCGCCGTGGAACCTGCCGCTGTACCTGTTCACGTGGAAGATCGCGCCGGCGCTGGCCGCCGGCAACACCGTGGTCGCCAAGCCTTCGGAGGTCACGCCGGTCACGGCGACGATGCTGGCTGAGGTCGCGGCGCAGATCGGCTTCCCCAAGGGCGTGCTCAACATCGTGCACGGCCTGGGCCCCGAGATCGGCGAACCGCTGGTGACGCACGCGCAGGTCAAGGCGATTTCCTTCACCGGCAGCACCGCGGTGGGCAAGCGCATCGCCACGCTCGCCGCGCCGTTGCTGAAAAAGGTGTCGCTGGAACTGGGCGGCAAGAACCCGACCCTGGTGTTCGCCGACGGCGACTGGCGCGCACAGCTCGACACGATCGTGCGTTCCGCCTTCCAGAACAGCGGCCAGATCTGCCTGTGCGGTTCGCGCATCCTGGTGGAACGCCGCATCTACAGCGAATTCCGCGACGCGCTGGTCGAGCGCGCGCTCGGACTGCGCGTCGGCGATCCCATCGACGAGGACAACAACCTCGGCCCGCTGGTATCGCAGGCACACTTCGACAAGGTCACCGCCGCCCTCGCCCGCGCGCGCGACGAAGGCGGGCACGTGCTGTGCGGCGGCAACGCGCTGGACCGCCCCGGCTGGTTCGTCGCGCCGACGGTGATCGAAGGCCTCGGCCCCGACTGCGCCAGCAACCGCGACGAGATCTTCGGCCCGGTGGTCACGCTGCAAGCCTTCGACTCCGATGACGAAGCGGTGCAGCTGGCCAACACCGGCGACTACGGCCTCGCCGCTTCGGTGTGGACGCGCGACCTCGACCGCGCGCACCGCGTCGCCGCGCAACTGCGCACGGGCATGGTCTGGATCAACACCTGGCTGATGCGCGACCTGCGTACGCCCTTCGGCGGCACCGGTGCGTCCGGCCTCGGCCGCGAAGGCGGCATGGAAGCGATGCGTTTCTTCACCGAACCCAAGAACGTGGGCATCGCCATCGGCGCCGCGCCCACGGGAGTCGCGCCGCGATGA